One Planctomicrobium piriforme genomic window, TGCAACGACGCCGACGGCCTCAACCGGCCTGTGGGGACGGTGGTGTGCGATCCCGTTGTATCTGCGGATTCTCGCCGGACTCGCCGTGGGGGTCGTGACCGGCGTCATCCTGGGAGAACGGGCGGTCGCCCTTGAGATCCCGGCCAAGATCATTCTGCAGTTGCTGGGGGCGCTGGCTCCGCCGTTGATTCTGGTCGCGGTCACCCATGTGCTGATGACGACTGAGATCACAGGCAAGACGGCCGGAAAGCTGGCCTTTCTACTCATCCTGAATACGACAGTGGCGATTCTCATTGGCCTCACGGTCGCCAACACGCTCAAGCCGGGGACATGGTCCAAACTCGAACCGCCTGCCAAGGCCGTTCATGAGGCGACAAAAAAGTCACCGATCGAACTGATTGTCGACAACGTGCCCAAAAGCATTCTCGGTCCCCTGGGAGACCGCCAGAATGTGATTGGGGTGATTATCATTGCGATTGCCTTCGGCGTGTCGTTGCGGACGGTTCGCACAAGACCACTGACGACCATTCAAGATCTGGTCGAGATTGCATATCACGTCCTGCTGACGATGCTGCACTGGATCATTCAACTGGTGCCAATTGGCGTCTTCGCCATTGTTGCCAAAGTGATCGGGACTGAAGGCTTTAGTCCCTTACTGGCGATGGGGGCGTTCATTATCGCGGTGTTGGTGGCCTTGCTGCTGCAGGCTTGCTGGTACCTGCTGCGGATCAAGTTCTTTTCCTGGCCGCGCCCTCTGGATGTGGTGCGAGGGATGCGCGACGCACTGGTGATGGCCTTCTCCACCGACAGTTCGACCGCGACCATGCCGGTGACGTATGCCTGTCTGAAGGAAAAGGTGGGAGTGCGGGAAGAATCGGCAAGCATGGGGGCGCTCGTCGGAGCCAACTTCAACAATGACGGCACAGCGCTCTATGAAGCGATGTCGGCCCTCTTTGTCGCACAACTGATCGGCCAGCATCTGACGCTCTGGCACCAGCTTCTCGTCGTGTTGACGTCCATTATCGCGTCGGTCGGCGCGGCAGGCATTCCCGAAGCAGGCCTGGTGACGATGACGCTCGTCTTCACTGCGGTCGGCCTGCCGACGGAATATATCGCCCTGCTGCTCACAGTCGACTGGTTCCTCGACCGCTGCCGGACCACGATCAACGTCATGGGGGACGTGAACGTCGCCTGTCTGCTGGATGGAAGAGTGAAGCCGCCGACCGCCGAGGTGCCGGTGCCGGTTGTTGCGATTGAAGACGTTTGAAACCCTTGGCGAGTTCTTTGTCAGGCCCCGCGGTTTTCAATCACGGTGCTGCTTCCTGCGGCCTCTCTTACCAATGCAATTGCATGGGGATGAATGGGACCGGGCTCGCAAGCGACAAGGGCGCAAGAAAATGGGGCTCACCGACCACGGGCCTGAGGTCGGGAGCCCCTGAGACGCCAGTTCACGGGCCTGAGAACTGGACATCTTTCACCACTTTAGATTGTTACACCAACTGGTCCAGAAAGATTTCTGCGGTTGTAAGATTTTGTGGTGATTCTGCTACAGGACGGCGATGCTCCTCGCAAATTGAGATCCTTGTCCGCTTCGCCATGTTCTCAAAAGATCCGTTGAATAGGACGGACAATCGGGTCGCCAATTTTCGGCAGAACCCGCCGCGTCCTTTTCAAACCTTAAGACCGAAAAAGCCCTCTCGCAACTCAAATTTGCGAAAGGGCTGGAGAGTGGTCAGGGCCGGGATTGAACCGGCGACACCAGGATTTTCAGTCCTGTGCTCTACCAGCTGAGCTACCTGACCAGTCGTGTCGAAACAAGCAGAACGCAGCTTAAAGCCGGCCGCGGGTCTGCCATATGGCGCACATCTTGGCGGCTGCCGTCAGACGTGTCAATCATCCGGACACCAGGACTCCCTTGGGAGGTTCGCAGCCCTTCGTTTTCCCA contains:
- a CDS encoding dicarboxylate/amino acid:cation symporter — protein: MTATTPTASTGLWGRWCAIPLYLRILAGLAVGVVTGVILGERAVALEIPAKIILQLLGALAPPLILVAVTHVLMTTEITGKTAGKLAFLLILNTTVAILIGLTVANTLKPGTWSKLEPPAKAVHEATKKSPIELIVDNVPKSILGPLGDRQNVIGVIIIAIAFGVSLRTVRTRPLTTIQDLVEIAYHVLLTMLHWIIQLVPIGVFAIVAKVIGTEGFSPLLAMGAFIIAVLVALLLQACWYLLRIKFFSWPRPLDVVRGMRDALVMAFSTDSSTATMPVTYACLKEKVGVREESASMGALVGANFNNDGTALYEAMSALFVAQLIGQHLTLWHQLLVVLTSIIASVGAAGIPEAGLVTMTLVFTAVGLPTEYIALLLTVDWFLDRCRTTINVMGDVNVACLLDGRVKPPTAEVPVPVVAIEDV